Proteins from a genomic interval of Pseudomonadota bacterium:
- a CDS encoding cytochrome C — translation MTDKSWTIALLLSVFLLMLSGHAYPSNVKINCTDCHDNNKFKTHYKGSVHGNIGCTGCHTSFESLDRHVILKEKPLLVSCGKCHSEVEKAYKNNFHYLYEDFRCYDCHYEIHSLKPEKDNFKIAVTKNCTKCHANNEYVLSGHGAAVMKGNKDSATCSDCHGLHDTKAYHTSSEKYALEAREFYNRTCKSCHSDREMMKRNNLSPDTVKYYEETYHGKVQDLGYPTSVAGCADCHTTHNILAKDHPDSSINPKNLTKNCEKCHHGIHPRFAEYKAHPDYKDRKRYPLLYLSFITMVALLLTTFGFYWTHTLLWWRKVYWEKHRLEELGIKPESPFTHEEGIQEIRRFSIKDRVMHLLLILSFFGLVITGFPIKYHSTPWAKVLIQVMGGAHNAGLYHRAAAIVLIGLFFIALWRCLHFIFPKGFGREGRKGWMERLFGPDSLMPNIHDWQQFKGMVKWFFNKGEYPKFDRWTYWEKFDFLAIFWGMVIIGGSGITLWAPETASYIYPGWVFNIASIFHSEEALLAAIFIFTVHFFNTHLIPTKFPMDPIIFTGSYKLEELWRFRTLEYERLVREKKLDDLKIKHPGISLKLISSMFGHASLWIGLLFTLILLWTFFFA, via the coding sequence ATGACAGATAAAAGCTGGACTATAGCCCTTTTGCTCTCTGTTTTTCTTTTAATGCTTTCCGGCCACGCCTACCCCTCCAACGTAAAGATAAACTGTACAGACTGCCATGACAACAATAAATTCAAGACCCACTACAAAGGATCGGTACATGGAAATATCGGGTGCACAGGCTGTCATACAAGCTTCGAGAGTTTAGACAGACATGTCATTTTAAAAGAAAAACCTCTTCTGGTCTCCTGCGGAAAATGTCATAGTGAGGTTGAAAAGGCATACAAAAACAACTTCCATTACCTCTATGAGGATTTTCGTTGCTATGACTGTCACTACGAAATCCACTCACTAAAACCGGAAAAAGACAACTTCAAGATCGCCGTAACGAAAAACTGCACAAAATGTCACGCCAACAATGAGTATGTTCTATCAGGTCATGGCGCTGCAGTCATGAAAGGGAATAAAGATTCAGCAACATGCAGTGACTGTCACGGTTTGCACGATACAAAGGCTTACCATACGTCCAGCGAGAAGTATGCCCTGGAGGCGCGGGAATTTTACAACAGGACGTGTAAGTCCTGCCACTCTGACAGGGAAATGATGAAACGGAATAACCTTTCCCCTGATACCGTCAAATACTATGAAGAAACATATCACGGCAAGGTACAGGATTTGGGATACCCCACAAGCGTTGCCGGGTGCGCGGACTGCCATACCACACACAATATCCTTGCAAAAGACCATCCTGACTCGTCAATAAACCCGAAGAACCTGACAAAGAACTGTGAAAAGTGCCACCATGGAATACATCCACGCTTTGCCGAATACAAGGCACATCCCGATTACAAAGACAGGAAAAGATACCCATTGTTGTACCTAAGTTTTATCACCATGGTAGCACTCCTCCTGACAACATTCGGTTTCTACTGGACCCACACCCTCCTCTGGTGGAGAAAAGTTTACTGGGAAAAACATAGACTGGAAGAACTCGGTATAAAGCCTGAAAGCCCATTTACCCATGAAGAAGGTATTCAGGAAATCAGGCGGTTTTCAATAAAAGACCGCGTGATGCACCTCCTTCTGATTCTTTCCTTCTTCGGTCTCGTCATAACCGGTTTTCCCATAAAATACCACAGTACGCCCTGGGCAAAAGTCCTCATTCAGGTTATGGGTGGAGCCCATAACGCAGGCTTGTACCACAGGGCGGCAGCAATCGTTCTTATCGGGCTGTTTTTTATTGCCCTGTGGAGATGTCTCCATTTTATCTTTCCGAAGGGTTTCGGCAGAGAAGGGAGGAAAGGATGGATGGAGAGGCTCTTCGGACCTGATTCCCTTATGCCTAATATCCATGACTGGCAGCAGTTCAAGGGTATGGTAAAATGGTTTTTCAACAAAGGTGAATACCCGAAGTTCGATAGATGGACCTACTGGGAAAAATTTGACTTTCTTGCCATCTTCTGGGGTATGGTTATCATCGGTGGTTCAGGGATCACCCTGTGGGCCCCGGAAACGGCATCGTATATATATCCCGGATGGGTCTTTAATATTGCAAGTATCTTTCATTCTGAAGAAGCGCTCCTGGCGGCCATCTTCATATTCACGGTCCATTTTTTTAATACACACCTTATTCCTACGAAATTTCCCATGGACCCTATCATCTTTACGGGCAGTTATAAACTCGAGGAATTATGGAGATTCAGAACCCTTGAATATGAAAGGTTGGTGAGGGAGAAGAAACTTGATGACCTGAAGATCAAACACCCGGGCATATCGTTGAAGCTTATCTCGTCCATGTTCGGCCACGCGAGCCTGTGGATTGGCCTTCTTTTTACCCTTATTCTCCTGTGGACCTTCTTCTTTGCCTAA